Within Mauremys mutica isolate MM-2020 ecotype Southern chromosome 24, ASM2049712v1, whole genome shotgun sequence, the genomic segment CCCTTCCTCCCTAGCCAACATAAGCAACTAAGGGCCTTCTGGAGCGGAGTAATGAGGGGACTGAAACCCAGCAATTCCCTCACGAGGCCCCTGGTTCTTCAGAGACGAGACTCCTCAGTGGGGGGAAGTTCTCTGAATTCATCGCGTCGCCGCGTGGACTCTTAAAACTGCCGTGAAAGGCCGTTAAGCTTCACCAGTTGGAAACCCAAGGTGCTGAGCGATTGGCTGCGACTCCAGCTGGGGGAAGGTGGCTTGTATGGTTTTGAGATTCCGCTCTTTAtattctgcccccgccccgctcctccctcccttATGCTTTGAAGTTTTGAACCTTTAAAATGACAATGTAACAAAATCTGGTTTGCGCCGAGGATCTCCAGGTGGGGAGGGCGAGCGAGGGTCGGGGAGTTGCCAGAGAAGATGCGAACTCTTGGAATAgacgagctatccctccctccctcccctgccacagtccctttttgttttctttataacTTCACCCTTCTCATAGTCAACACCGAAAGGGtttttataattttaaattattactGCTGTTAAATAAATGGACATTTCAGCTCAACAAGAAGTTCTGGATGATTTGTGGATAAACACAGGGTAAGCTCGTCGGAGTACTGTACTGTACCTTCccagcggcagggcagcctgccctgagaTCGTGCCCTTGTTCCCTCCCCCGTGTGCCATAGGCTGGTACACGGTGACTTCTTTAGCACTGGGTTCCTACTGACCAACGCCCGTGTACGTTGCCAGCCTGCAGATCGTCAAGCGCTGTCGGCTGCGGGATAGAAACTGCAGCATCCTTGTTCGGTTTTTGTATTTCTACCCCCCTTGCCAACCCCTGCGGTCCTGCCCTTCTCTCACCCTGGATGCGGAGTGTTGGCTGCAGGACTGGAATTGTACCGGAGTGAGGACCAGCCAAACACCGTCGTGATCAGATAAAATACAGAGCAAGGGACGCTTTTgagaaaaatgtatttcaaaGCTACTTCAAAATACAGCTGCTTTAAAAATTCCCAGGAGCTTGTGAATCGGTTTCCTTGCAAGAGTTGGtttgctggggggagggtggtggtgggaacTTTTGTCCTGCTGATCTGGGGGGGATTGATTTGGTATGAGGGTTTTTAATCTGATCCATTCTGGAGGGAGGAAGTCAGAGCAAGTATGCTCAAAGTTACATTTTCATGGGTTGGGGGCAGGACATATTTCATTTACTGTTCTGATCACTTTAAAACTTCAGCTTCAGTGGCGGATGGTGTGATTCTGAAGGCATCTGTAGTAGGAACCTGTGTAgatgggggttttccaggctgcctGTGGGATAGAGGGACCTGCCCCATGTAAAGGGAACGCTGTGACACAAGCTGTAGCTGGAGGATTAAGTGAAGCAGCTGATCCCATAGTGCTTCTTTGGGGTCTTCCATGGGTGTGGATCTAACTGAGCTCTGAGGCTGCACAGTCAGCAGGGAGAGCCAGCTGGGAAATCTAGCTGTCAGACCACAGAAAATGCTGAATGATGCGTCTTCAGGGTGAGAGGTAGAAGCTTATTTCTGGAGTCAAGTGGtggattattaaaaataaaaacctgctCTTGAGAGCTGGCCACACTGACATGGTCTGGTcttagaagtatcagaggggtagccgtgttagtctggatctgtaaaagcagcaaagaatcctgtggcaccttatagactaacagacgttttgcagcatgagctttcgtgggtgaatacccacttcttcggatgcaagtggtggaaatttccaggggcaggtttatatatgcaagcaagaagcaagctagagataacgaggtagttcaatcagggaggatgaggccctgtacTAGcagtcaactgctagaacagggcctcatcctccctgattgaactacctcgttatctctagcttgcttcttgcttgcatatataaacctgcccctggaaatttccaccacttgcatccgaagaagtgggtattcacccccgaaagctcatgctgcaaaacgtctgttagtctataaggtgccacaggattctttgctgcttttacagatccagactaacacgtgGATGGATGTGTGATACGCAGTGTGTGTTGAAGGCCTTCACAGGGGGAAGGAAGGTGGGTAAGGAGTCCGTTGCAGAGAGAGCCTTTTTCTCCAGGGCAAGGCACATGAGCATTCTCTCATCTCCAAGGCCAAGTCGACAGGTTTTACCAATGTAGCTATGTCCGGAGTGTGGAAAAAATCACCCCCCTAACTCATGGCTTTGCCAGCAACACCCTTGATGTAGACGCATCTTACACCGCAAGAGAGACTCTTTCTGGTATAGCTAATGGCATTCGAGGAGATGGTTTAACAGAAGAActccttttgctggtataacctGCATCTCCCCTTGGGAACTTGGCCCCAAGCCTTTGTAGTGCGGACTAGCCCCAAGTAATGAGAGGGTTTTAACAGGAAGAATCTGTCATAccctgtcaagtatcagagggggagccgtgttagtctggttctgtagaagcagcaaagaatcctgtggcaccttatagactaacagatgtttttgcagcatgagctttcgtgggtgaatacttgcatccgaagaagtgggtattcacccacgaaagctcatgctgcaaaaacatctgttagtctataaggtgccacaggattctttgctgtcatACCCTGCAAACTCTTAGTTGCAGTTTTGTGTGTTGCCAGCAGGTGGAGCCACAGGCCCAGAGGTTTCAAACAATCTGGTTGTGGCAAAGCTAAAACGTCCTAAGAGCTGAAAAGATGATTGGGGAAAAAACGTTTGTTCTCCTTTCCCTCGAAAGTGGTGCTCTGGATTACATGTTACAACCGCAAGCTGTCTCCTGTtcctttcccaggtgtctggtggCAGTCAGCCAGCTCATGTACTGACCCAGCTAACCTAGTCTTCATGGGAAGGCTTTTATTCCGactctggggccggggctggcaaGGGGGCCTGGCTTATACCTTTAGTTAAGATCTGTGGCTCAGGGTGTAAATTTTAGGACTCCGCACTCTCCTCGCTCCACAGTGGAGCCACCGCTGGGCTCAATGGGAGATGTGCACAAAGGTCAAGGGGAGGATCTGGCCTTAACGTTAAAAACACcaaggagtcttgtggcaccttaaagactaacagacacatttgggcagaagcttttgtgggtaaaagacccacttcttcagactccttcattgtttttgtggctacagactaacagggctcccCCCTGATGCCTTTATGTGGTAACTAAACTTTTACTCAGTCCTTCCATTGTGCTAAGGGAAGTATGCTCCTGGTTAAGACCGGTTGGCGTTCTTCCTCTTCCAGCCACCTTTCTCCATCTCTCCTCCCGTCTGTCTGTCACCTCGTCTTCCTCCCTTGCAGTAACTTCCAGTCCCCCACCGGTGGATCCAGCTCCcattccctttcccctcctcccatctGCTAAAACCAGAAATCATTCACCCTGCCATCTAAAGTGTCATTGGTCATGTGCGTTATCGCCCCAGTCAGGTTAATGGTAAGCGAGGAAGTACGTACCTCTCTCATTGTTTCAGGCttgctgcagactcaggcagacaccgCTGCCTCAGTTCCACTTGGTGCACGTTTGGAAGGTTATCTTCATAACCGGGGGGGCTAGAAACCTTTTTATAAAATGAAAGTTTAGACTCCACGTGGGCCACATATGTACTAGGGGCTGTATGTTTGACACCATTGCTATAGGATGTGTAATGACAAAGGCCAACGTGCAAGTCACCCCATTGTGATTAGGGTGATCCATATAAAAGTGACTGCCTTCCATATATCCCCGCCGTAGTGTATTACCATTGGGGCAAATGCAGCGAGAACCAAAACCTAACTATCTGGGCTCTGAGTCCTTGTATCTCCTGGCAAAATCAGCCTATGGACCCTTCCCTAACTTCTCCAGCTTAGCTCCACTGCTCCTCTACCCAGACTGTTGGGGTATGTTCTGCTTCATACTAAATCTGGAGTTTTCCTGTGTCCCACCGGTTCCCCCTTGCCTGGCAACATTAAGCTACGGTGCTGGTGACTCCTCTAAATTGACTTGTTGTCCTAAGGCCCCATTGCTGGTTGGCTTTTAGGGCAGCCTCTGTTTGTTAGGATTCAACGGCAGAAACTCGGCTGTGCCCTGAAAGGGTGAGAATGCAACCAGGAAGCCGGGTGCGTTGTGGAAACGGGGAGGAGCTGGTAGACTGTCGCTGCTGGCCCCTTGTTGACAGTCCAGTTTGTGAAGTGGGGCCATGGGAGAGGCTGGTAGGACGACTTGAGCAATCCTGCCGCTGTACTTTCTGTTCCAGTGACGCTTCATAAAACAAACTGGCTGTTGCACGCCAGCTGGGTCACTTGGATTGCCACACACTTCAAACCCTCTCGTCTCGCTTCTCAGTTGCCTTGTGCTGTTGAAAATATTTTGACCTGTTCCATGTTAATTTGacagctctgtgtgggaagggagggatgggaCTCCAGGTATCTCCTTTAGAAGGTCACTCCGACATCTCTACAActttcaacatctttcttgagatGCTCACAGAGGTGCCTTGTGCACCATATGTTGCCTTTTATAGATCTGCTAAACATGCATTAGGGCAAGATGGTTCTAGCCCTGCTTTGTGGAGGACGCGCAACGTCATGGTTGTTCCTGACATAAAGGAGCCATGAAAACCCAGGGGGTGTTTAAACACGCAGTGGTGATGGCTGTGGTAGCACCCAAAGCTTCAAATCAGGAGTGGGGACCTTGTGTCCTCCCAGAGAGTTAGATCATGACATCACCCCTTCCCGTTAAGGACGAGGTTTTCCAAAGAGTTCTGCTCCCAACTAGGCAAGTGGTCAGATGTTCTCAATGGGATGCTGCTCGGTGCTGAGTCCTTAAGAAAATCAGTGCTGAAAATCCATCCAGAAGGGTATTCATTCCCTCCAGTTCTTTACGCTCTGTCACGTGCAGGGCATTGGTCCATCCTAGTTCAGCTGTGCTGGGAGTCTAAGGAAACCCTTAAGCACAGGTCTGTGTCTTAAGATCATCCAAGGGAGGCTGGATATTTGTCTAGCACCTCTTCTTAAACTGTTTCAGAAGAAAAACAAGACCATTTTGCTAGAGGACGGAGCTGCTAAAATGTTTGGAGAAAAAGCCCAACTGTGAGTGCAGTGCGTGGCCATCGAGAGCATGCCTGGGATTTGCAGCAGGGTCTAATCCAGCGAAGCCCAGGGGAGCTACACCTGAGCGGCAGTGCTGGAATGTTTCTCTCATCGCACTTGCCAAGTGGACGAGTGTCGTTGGGAAGTTCCTTTGCTCTTTCAAAAGGCTGGTATCTTCGGGACGGGGCATCAGGGTCGGTGGCTTGTTTGGAACGTCCTGAGCTGGCTGGCTGAGGCAGGAATTTTGTCACCGGGGCTGCCTTGCTTGATGGCCAGCTCTCTCATAGCCCAGTGATCTTGCTTCTGAGGATGAGGTGGGTTTAGACCCACGATGGACAGAAGGAAGCATTTACCTCGTCATTAAAACACAGGcctgggagacagagaggtaggTTCTATACCCAACTCTGTCATCGACTGAGACCTCGGACACCTTTGCTGTCTCTTCCCACTTGTAAAACAGGGATGTTACCTACTCCACACAGGTACAGGGCGGCTTCATTCACTCATGTTTGTATAAAACACAGTCTCACAAACAGCCAGAAGGCTCCCAAGGGTTTCCTCTCCAGTCCCTTGTGGCTAACCGGGGTGGTGTGAGACCTGATTCTCTTTAGCAAGAGGCACCATGGGGTTAATGCGGGAGCTTTTCCCCTGAGCACAGACCAGTTCTAAATCTGGTTTGGTGACTAAGCGAACAAGTCTGGTGGTTTCTGCGCAATTTTGATTCTCCAGAACCTGGTTCAGCAAGGGTGTTGCAGAACTGTGCCTGGCCAGAGCCCCGTGTGGGACACTTCCGGGCTTGCGCTAGGTCTGGTTCCAGACAGTGTCGAGATCGCTACAGTCACCCGGTGGTTTTCTTCAACAGAAACTGGAGTCAGCGCTGTAGCCGGTGCCCCTTTAAGGACCGAGCTGCCTTCAGACACATGAAGCATGACTCAGTGGCTAAAATACTAGCCTTAAACTCTGGatacctgggtttgattccctgcTGTGCCACACGCCTTGGGCTCAGATCCTTAAAGGTTTGGGATCTGGGCCTTGAGCTCTCTGCCTCTGTAAGCTGGGGGTAATAGCACTGTCCTACCTCAGAGGCGTGTTGGGAGGCGATGCCTTAGCTGGAGGAGGTCAGATTATCCGAGTGCTCAGTAATGGGGCTGTGGAAGTCACTCAGACTAGCCCCCCTGCATACCTTAAACTGGGTGATGTGCAAAATGAGGCACTTCCTGGAACTGGTTTTGGTTGGGGGCTGGAATCCCTGCTGGGGATGTAACCAACTAATAAAATCTAAAGCTTCCATCCCACTGTGCTTGGCTCGGGGTCTCATGGAGCGGGTCTCATGCGTGTGCTCTGGCCAGAACTGCGCTCCAACATTAATCCCTGAGACGGGGAGTGGGGGCGAATAGATTTCTCCTGCAGCAGAGATCTCCTGACCTGTCTCGTAGTGGGGGAGGTCAGGAGCCCCATGCTCCCTACGGGATCACAGGTGGCCTTTCCTGCTCTGTAAGAGGATGCTGCTGTGGTAGGGAAGCTGTTGTCTCAGTCTGATGGGGTGGCTTGAGTCCACTAGCCTCGTTTAGTTACTGAGAAACCGGGCTGCTCTTGGAGCGTGACTGATTCCTTCTAAATAGCTAGGGATTTCCCCTCATATACTtccctccttctcttcctgctcCGGGAGGTGCGCAGTGATTAGCATCAGGCAGCTGTTCTTACTTGATTCCACAGGGGAGCCTTTGATGTCTTGGGCACAGCCCGACGCCCCCGTGTGAGAAGCTGGCAGCAGTAAAATGAAGATAGGCCAGTTCACGTACCGGCACAAAGGAGCAAGTCGCTCTGCTGCATCCGAGAGAGGTCAGAGGGGAGCCTGTCGGGTATACACCCAGGATTGGCATGTCTTGGTCAGGCTGGAGCCGCGGTGTGGAGTAGAAGCTACAGCTCTGACCctgagagtcaggagatctgggttctgctcctgcctctgccatTGACCCGTTGTTGGGGCAAGTCACGtcctcgctctgtgcctcagtttcccctcctactCTTTGTCcggtctatttagattgtgagctctgtggggaagggatattgctgtatgtacagcaccttgcacagcgtggtcctgatctcagctggggcctgtcGATGTTCCTGTATCCCAGATGATAATCCCTTAGAGGGCTGCTGCATCACAACTCCTTTCCTCAACAGGGTCACGGCTGGAGTCCAGGATCTGGGTTGCCCGTTGGTTTGCAGCCCACCTTCCATGTTATTCTGTAATGCTTGGCACGTGAGCAACTGGCACGTGTTTTCCTCGTGCTGAAGATGCTGAGCCTCCCAAGTGGTTGGGCGGCCTTACGAACGAAAGCGTGCTGCACTGTGTGGGGGGGCCCGCGCCTGCTGGATGCAACAACGGAGCTGAGCTGGCACCCACGTGCCGTTCACAGGTACGAGGAGCGCGCACACAGCGATCGGCTTTGAACCGCCGCTTCGTAGCAGTTAGAACCCATCGGCGCCTCTCTCCACCTGGCTTCAGACCTACCTTGTTGGCTTCCCCTTTCCCGCCGCCGTGTCCTGCGCCTAACCAGAAAGCCCAACCGGAAGGGCAGAGTCTGCCGCTGCTCCGGCACAGAGGCCTTGGGTGAGAAGTTGTTCTTCCGGCAGGGCTTTGCCTGTGGGTGGCGAGGGGTAGGAAATCCAGTCACTGCCCCAGTTCGTGCTGCTGAGGTCCGGAGAAGGGAATTTCCTCCCGAATACAGATGGTAGCAGCAGGGTGACTCCTTGCGTAGTGATGCTTAGAAGGAAGCACGGGTGTCTTGCTTTCATTGTGGCAGGCCTTGTTTCCCCTGCCTGAAATCCACTGCGTAGGGCAAGGATTGCAGGCCGGGCTGTAACCTGGTGAACACAGGCTGAGAGCACAGTCCTctcagcacctgggagccctttGGTTCCCTCTGATTGTCCTTATCTGTGGAGGAACGGAGGAGGCGTATGAACTCCAGGCGTGTTCTGGGAACGTTATCGATGCCGTGAAGCGAGATGCCCCTGCAGTACCGTTAATGAGCTAGGCGGGCTGCCTTGCCCTGGCCTCCTGGGACTTGTTTGGCTGTGAGTGGACCCCGAACTCGCTCACTATCTTATCTCTGGCTACGGCAGTCTCCTGACGACCCTTCCCTGTTTGACAAGAGCTTGAATGGAGCCCTGGCTTTCACTTTCTCTCGGCGCGTTGcctgtggatgggggagagggacacccaTATTAATGGGACCACCGGGAGGTTGTCTCTGTttctcctgcttcttgcccctTCCACCCTACTCTGACCGCTGGGACCAGCTCATCACCTGGACCAAATCTGGCCACTCTCAGCACTGACCTATTTAGGTCCTTACTGGGGGGTGCCCAGTGGTGGTCATGAGTCCTGAGGATCTAGGTGGTGAGTCAGAGCCGCCCTGTAGAGGGTCGAAAGGCCCCATCGTCTTGATCCCTTTACTGGGCTACCGTCAGGACCCAACGTCCTAGGGCAAAGTGAGCTCATGCCCGTTGGGCCTGTGCCGTTCTTTGAGCTGTGCGCTGTCAATCTGAGGCCTGCCGGGCTCTACGCTGGCCACGGGACGTCCTCATGGTGCTGTGACAGAGCATTGCAGGGCAGGGCGTAAAGCCCTTTCGGccctgtggtggtggggaaagggggacACACGACAAGGATTCAGAAAAGCAGGAGCCGCTGGGTCTTTTCAAACCATCCGCGCCCTGTTTCCTTCCCGCTTAGGACAGATTCCATGACAGGTCTCGGTGCTGTACCTAGCTAACGCTTCGCACCCAGAGCATTGGACACCTGTGGAGCTCAAAGCACGTGACCAAGGTATCGAAGGCAATCGTGGCTGTGCCCATCTAGCTGCCATGTCCCAGAGCTGGCTGCCGTCCACGCTGGCTGGGAACGGCACGAGTCGGAGACCAGCGCTTTGTCAAAGCCAAGCGGATGCAGCACCGAGAACCCAGCAGAGCAAAACTGCAGAGGTTTTAGCCCTCGCCCTCCAGCaatggcacagccccctggctACTGTCAAAGTACAGACCAGGGCTTTAATTTGCCTGGGCCGCTTATAGACAGACACTGTAGACATGTGCATTGATACGTCGTTtaacaaaaacaaccccaaagTGTCTGGCCGTTCCCACTTGGGTGGCTCAGCCTCGCTCCAGCCGTGGTCCGCCTTTGGGGGGAACAGTGGTTGGCCCATTATGCCCATAGATCTTGGGggcctgctggggtgggggagctgccagCGCTCAGGGTGACACACGCAGGATGATTCCGCTTCCTGGGTCCCACGGGGAGTCGGTTCTAGCCAAGTGGGAGCCGGCGTCCCGACTCTGGGTCAGcgctgctccctgggctggggggcagggggagagcccATCTcctttttcattacaaaaaataataaatagcacCAAAAAAACACCCCACCCCGCCTCAGCGCGGCTCAGGAGAcgagcaggggcaggaagtgaGCGGAGAGGTGCTGGCGCCGTGTCCTGCTCCCGGGCCGGGGCCTGCCCTTGCCGTTGAGGGCCAGGAACATGGGGCGGTTGCCGGGCCGCCAGCGCAGCGAGGCGTAGGTGTTGTAGCCGTTCTCCTCGATGCGCTCTTTGAACTTGCAGTTGGGGTTATAGTCCTTCTGGGGAGACAGAAACGGGGCCGTGAGTGCGGTGCGGCTGGGGGGTGTCCTccgacgggggggggggcctaGAGCAGGGAACCTCGggagttctatccccagctcctggCCGGGAATGAAGTTCAGAGGTTACAGCGGGAGACTAGGAGTCGGGGCGTTCCAGCAACGTGCTGCCGGCCCCCAGTTGTGAGGGCTTCCTTCCAGCAAGCTGCCGTCTCTAAGCAGCTCCTCACCCCGTGACTTGGCAGCATCAGGCATGATCTCCTGAATGCCGAGCTGGGCCGAGCTGCTAGCTTCTATCCCAAATTCTCCAGCCGACCAGTCTGATCCCTGGTCCAGAACGAAGCCACAAGCCGTGCTCCCCACAGAGCACCCTCTAAGGAGGGGAAAAACAGCTTGCTACCTACCGACCCGTATACTTTCCCCTTCTTGTTCATGGCCAGGTAGAAACCCGTGTGCACGGATTTGATGGCTACGACGCCCACTCGCACCGACCGGATCTCCAGGATGCCTGTGGGGAGACAGAGAATTTGAGGCACTGAATCGGGAGAGTGCAACAGTGCTGCAAGCAGGTGTGGAAAACAGCTGGGCTGCCATGGCGCAGGGCCGAGGCACTTCATTGCGTTAGCCAgcacagccctgcagagacacGTTTTGTACGAGTGCCAACGGAAGGTATCATGTTGCccggcactgaaatgcagccacctctggggtggaaggtggCAGCTTTTAGCAGCTTATTACAGCAATACTACTCAATACCTAAGAAGCCTTTCATCCAATTGGAACTGTTCAAGGGAGGCAGAGTGCAGCCGGCTAGGTTGGAATCTGCCAAGGGCACCCATGTGTGGATGGTTTGGGCTGGACCTTTGTCAGTGAGGCTGCCCCCCACGCACAATGCAGGCGTTAGCCCACCTGGCCTGACCTTTGATTTCCTAGTAACAGTCCCCAGGACGCTTCAGTTAATTGAACGCCTCCCATGGTTAAAGACGAAGCTTTCTGGCTGATGGGGATGCTGAGAGACAGCCAGCTGCTGTCCTGTGACTAACAAGGTATTGCTTTATGCAGagaagcttgtgtctctcactgacagaagctggcccaataaaagctattcccttGCCCCGGAGCACTTGACAGGGGAGTGAC encodes:
- the FGF22 gene encoding fibroblast growth factor 22 isoform X1, producing the protein MGQQGAAGPCALWLCLALSLLAGSAHGDPAAPPGSNHSGAPSRRPRSYSHLEGDVRWRRLYGSTHFFLCIDSSGKVQGTRWKESPNSILEIRSVRVGVVAIKSVHTGFYLAMNKKGKVYGSKDYNPNCKFKERIEENGYNTYASLRWRPGNRPMFLALNGKGRPRPGSRTRRQHLSAHFLPLLVS
- the FGF22 gene encoding fibroblast growth factor 22 isoform X3 produces the protein MRRGILEIRSVRVGVVAIKSVHTGFYLAMNKKGKVYGSKDYNPNCKFKERIEENGYNTYASLRWRPGNRPMFLALNGKGRPRPGSRTRRQHLSAHFLPLLVS
- the FGF22 gene encoding fibroblast growth factor 22 isoform X2 codes for the protein MGQQGAAGPCALWLCLALSLLAGSAHGDPAAPPGSNHSGAPSRRPRSYSHLEGDVRWRRLYGSTHFFLCIDSSGKVQGTRWKESPNSILEIRSVRVGVVAIKSVHTGFYLAMNKKGKVYGSDYNPNCKFKERIEENGYNTYASLRWRPGNRPMFLALNGKGRPRPGSRTRRQHLSAHFLPLLVS